A genomic region of Natronoarchaeum mannanilyticum contains the following coding sequences:
- a CDS encoding RAD55 family ATPase, translated as MYDLADVLPDAELDPGTNLLITGPPMAGKRRLALDILANGTAQGEGAIAVTTKDGGDKILDEYEKRVDGIEGKPVGIVDCVTKQRGVSNVEDSPQLKYASSPVDMTGIGIKLSEFLQEFYERRGLTKNRVLLHSVSTLLMYSDLQTVFRFLHVFTGRVQSADALGLYVIDSTAHDDQTMNTLKQLFDGVIEVSEEDAQTPTLRIA; from the coding sequence ATGTATGACTTGGCTGACGTCCTCCCGGACGCCGAACTCGATCCCGGCACGAATCTCCTGATCACCGGCCCTCCGATGGCGGGGAAACGCCGTCTCGCGCTCGACATTCTCGCGAACGGGACCGCCCAGGGGGAAGGTGCGATCGCAGTCACGACCAAAGACGGCGGGGACAAGATCCTCGACGAGTACGAGAAGCGCGTCGACGGCATCGAAGGCAAGCCGGTGGGGATCGTCGATTGCGTCACCAAGCAGCGCGGCGTGAGCAACGTCGAGGACAGCCCCCAGCTGAAGTACGCCTCCTCGCCCGTCGACATGACCGGGATCGGGATCAAGCTCTCGGAGTTCCTCCAGGAGTTCTACGAGCGCCGCGGACTCACCAAAAACCGCGTCCTCCTGCACTCGGTGTCGACGCTGCTGATGTACTCCGATCTCCAGACCGTCTTTCGCTTCCTGCACGTGTTCACCGGCCGGGTCCAGAGCGCCGACGCGCTCGGACTGTACGTGATCGACTCGACCGCTCACGACGATCAGACGATGAACACGCTCAAACAGCTGTTCGACGGCGTCATCGAAGTCAGCGAGGAGGACGCCCAGACGCCGACGCTCCGGATCGCCTGA
- a CDS encoding CoA-binding protein, giving the protein MASDEDDAIETALDADVIAVVGCSSTPGKDAHEIPSYLLEHGYEVVPINPYADEIFGRKVYDSLADIEETVDVVDVFRPSEEVAGIVDEAIDRDDVEVVWTQLGISDDEAAARAREAGKRVVQDRCIKVEHGKRAR; this is encoded by the coding sequence ATGGCATCCGACGAGGACGATGCGATCGAGACCGCGCTGGACGCCGACGTGATCGCAGTCGTGGGCTGTTCGTCGACGCCGGGCAAGGACGCCCACGAGATTCCCAGCTACCTGCTCGAACACGGCTACGAGGTCGTTCCGATCAACCCGTACGCCGACGAGATCTTCGGCCGAAAGGTCTACGACTCGCTGGCGGACATCGAGGAAACGGTCGACGTCGTCGACGTGTTCCGGCCCAGCGAGGAGGTCGCCGGCATCGTCGACGAGGCGATCGATCGGGACGACGTGGAGGTAGTCTGGACGCAGCTGGGTATCTCCGACGACGAGGCCGCAGCGCGGGCCCGCGAAGCCGGCAAGCGAGTGGTACAGGATCGCTGCATCAAGGTCGAGCACGGCAAGCGCGCCCGGTAG
- a CDS encoding DUF5798 family protein has protein sequence MGLGSTAKKVQKLADRAEQLYAQLKDVRERVISLERQVEESNERVSALETDSEKQLVLLKAIAEEQGIDADQVLADAAIDEAEDDTEDAESESSTDGDATNDADESDESAESGTPSADA, from the coding sequence ATGGGACTCGGCTCTACCGCGAAGAAGGTCCAGAAGCTCGCCGACCGCGCCGAACAGCTGTACGCGCAGCTCAAGGACGTCCGCGAGCGGGTCATCTCGCTCGAACGGCAGGTCGAGGAGTCAAACGAGCGCGTCTCGGCGCTCGAAACCGACTCGGAGAAACAGCTCGTCCTGCTGAAAGCGATCGCCGAGGAGCAAGGAATCGACGCCGATCAGGTGCTCGCCGACGCGGCCATCGACGAGGCCGAGGACGACACCGAAGACGCCGAGTCGGAGTCGTCGACGGACGGCGACGCCACGAACGACGCCGACGAATCAGACGAGTCCGCGGAGTCCGGGACGCCGAGCGCCGACGCCTGA
- a CDS encoding DUF7548 family protein, with translation MATVRTPPSAGIVASAVTVLVAFAPFLVLSSAASSGLQTYYAHGIVGPWPVAMLGLLSIVAFAAGRQERTDPVTIAGATLVFGVAAAAIALYWAVAVPGDLVQQLGTAAWLEYHRWLLAVGALGVLASALWYVRALDLV, from the coding sequence ATGGCTACCGTCCGGACGCCGCCGTCGGCGGGCATCGTCGCGAGCGCCGTCACGGTGCTCGTCGCGTTCGCTCCCTTCCTTGTCCTGTCGAGCGCCGCAAGTTCGGGGCTCCAGACGTACTACGCCCACGGTATCGTCGGCCCGTGGCCGGTCGCGATGCTGGGGCTGCTCTCGATCGTGGCGTTCGCGGCCGGCCGGCAGGAGCGGACCGATCCCGTCACGATCGCGGGCGCGACGCTCGTGTTCGGCGTGGCGGCCGCGGCGATCGCGCTGTACTGGGCCGTTGCGGTGCCCGGAGATCTCGTCCAGCAGCTCGGCACCGCGGCGTGGCTCGAGTACCACCGCTGGCTGCTCGCCGTCGGCGCGCTCGGCGTGCTGGCCAGCGCGCTCTGGTACGTGCGGGCGCTCGATCTCGTCTGA
- a CDS encoding mechanosensitive ion channel family protein, translated as MGVIEVALENVGIPGVVAQTIESAALFVIAFGVVYVLGKTVVMPLVGRTLDRRDLDDHAKKPLQRLAWGLVLFAAVGVAFAAGGFGNILTALATIAAAAALAIGLATQNVISNFVSGVFIYADKPFRIGDWIEWNDNSGVVEDISLRVTRVRTFDNELLTVPNSDLTSNVVKNPVAKEKLRLKFVFGIGYDDDVEQATDIIVEEAESHPDIMDDPAPSVRLTELADSYVGLQSRIWIDQPSRADYVKTRGEYVTNVKARFDEVGIDIPYPQRELSGDLEMSELAETPQPAE; from the coding sequence ATGGGCGTCATCGAAGTCGCGCTCGAAAACGTCGGGATCCCCGGCGTCGTCGCGCAGACGATCGAGTCGGCCGCGCTGTTCGTCATCGCGTTCGGCGTCGTGTACGTCCTCGGCAAGACGGTCGTGATGCCGCTGGTGGGGCGGACGCTCGACCGGCGCGACCTCGACGACCACGCCAAGAAGCCGCTCCAGCGGCTCGCCTGGGGGCTGGTGCTGTTCGCGGCGGTGGGAGTCGCCTTCGCCGCCGGCGGGTTCGGCAACATCCTCACGGCGCTGGCGACGATCGCCGCCGCCGCCGCGCTGGCGATCGGGCTGGCGACGCAGAACGTCATCAGCAACTTCGTCTCCGGCGTGTTCATCTACGCCGACAAACCGTTCCGCATCGGCGACTGGATCGAGTGGAACGACAACTCGGGCGTCGTCGAGGACATCAGCCTGCGCGTGACCCGCGTGCGGACGTTCGACAACGAACTGCTCACGGTGCCGAACTCGGACCTGACGAGCAACGTCGTCAAGAACCCCGTCGCCAAGGAGAAGCTGCGCCTGAAGTTCGTCTTCGGCATCGGCTACGACGACGACGTCGAGCAGGCGACCGACATCATCGTCGAGGAAGCCGAGAGCCACCCCGACATCATGGACGACCCCGCGCCGTCGGTCCGGCTCACCGAGCTTGCCGACTCGTACGTCGGCCTCCAGTCCCGGATCTGGATCGACCAGCCCAGCCGCGCCGACTACGTCAAGACGCGCGGCGAGTACGTCACGAACGTCAAAGCTCGCTTCGACGAGGTCGGCATCGACATCCCGTACCCGCAGCGCGAACTCAGCGGCGATCTCGAGATGTCCGAACTGGCCGAGACGCCCCAGCCCGCCGAGTAG
- a CDS encoding YhbY family RNA-binding protein: protein MSDEDLQRKAHDLDVTVWVGKGGVESVVDELADQLDDRDLVKVKFLRAARGGTSTEELAEDLADRVDAELLRTRGHTAVMH, encoded by the coding sequence ATGTCGGACGAAGATTTACAACGAAAAGCCCACGATCTCGACGTCACCGTCTGGGTCGGAAAAGGGGGCGTCGAGTCGGTCGTCGACGAACTCGCCGACCAGCTCGACGACCGGGACCTCGTGAAGGTGAAGTTCCTCCGGGCGGCCCGCGGCGGCACCTCGACCGAGGAGCTGGCTGAAGACCTCGCCGATCGCGTCGACGCCGAACTGCTCCGGACGCGCGGACACACGGCGGTGATGCACTGA
- a CDS encoding ribonuclease P encodes MTLADERIDRLHELARDATVECDQDRARYYVRLARRIAERQRRQFPRSFERSTCDACDAYLRPGKNARTRLQDGHVVVTCDCGSQSRYPY; translated from the coding sequence ATGACCCTCGCAGACGAGCGCATCGACCGACTTCACGAGCTGGCACGGGACGCGACCGTCGAGTGCGATCAGGACCGCGCCCGATACTACGTCCGCCTGGCGCGCCGGATCGCCGAGCGCCAACGCCGACAGTTTCCTCGATCGTTCGAGCGCTCGACCTGCGACGCCTGCGACGCGTACCTCCGGCCGGGCAAGAACGCCCGGACCCGGCTGCAGGACGGTCACGTCGTCGTTACGTGCGACTGCGGCAGCCAATCGCGCTACCCGTACTGA
- a CDS encoding DUF7344 domain-containing protein: MNDDRSGREAEETTDASRSELSKSRAFELLSNRRRRHALWLVHRHGRVSLPDIAEEVTVDEADADITEIDPESVRDTYMMLYHSDVPKLADADVVAYDQELDMVAPDENFRLVADILTQHFAEP, translated from the coding sequence ATGAACGACGATCGCTCCGGGCGCGAGGCCGAGGAGACGACCGACGCGAGTCGGTCCGAGCTCTCCAAGAGTCGCGCCTTCGAACTCCTCTCGAACCGCCGGCGCAGACACGCGCTGTGGCTCGTCCACAGGCACGGCCGCGTCAGTCTGCCCGACATCGCCGAGGAGGTGACCGTCGACGAAGCCGACGCGGACATCACGGAGATCGACCCGGAGAGCGTCAGGGACACGTACATGATGCTGTACCACTCCGACGTTCCGAAGCTCGCGGACGCCGACGTCGTGGCCTACGACCAGGAGCTGGACATGGTCGCGCCCGACGAGAACTTCCGGCTCGTCGCGGACATCCTGACCCAGCACTTCGCGGAACCCTGA
- a CDS encoding GNAT family N-acetyltransferase: MPFAVLGWPADGPTLSLDHERFSYAGKFVMSSTGKAVLLSDADATITDDKRDDDSEAVLAAVAFNEDRTDADTLWLRYVTVRADRRGEGLGPRLLARIVERATSRGYERIRIAVNNPFAYEAAWKAGFGYTGEQTGIAELVMEHPPASALARHDANDRVGQYRDGLREYRGRDVLIDAEREFVAARLDGEPPESIDLDEA; the protein is encoded by the coding sequence ATGCCCTTCGCGGTGCTCGGCTGGCCGGCCGACGGACCGACGCTCTCGCTCGATCACGAGCGCTTTAGCTACGCCGGCAAGTTCGTCATGTCCAGTACGGGCAAGGCGGTGCTGCTGTCGGACGCCGACGCGACGATCACCGACGACAAGCGGGACGACGACTCCGAGGCCGTTCTCGCGGCCGTCGCGTTCAACGAGGATCGGACGGACGCCGACACGCTCTGGCTTCGGTACGTCACCGTCCGAGCGGATCGGCGCGGCGAGGGGCTCGGCCCGCGACTGCTCGCTCGAATCGTCGAGCGAGCGACGAGCCGAGGATACGAGCGAATCAGGATCGCCGTGAACAACCCGTTCGCGTACGAGGCCGCCTGGAAGGCCGGGTTCGGCTACACCGGAGAGCAAACCGGGATCGCGGAACTCGTCATGGAACACCCGCCGGCGTCCGCGCTGGCGCGGCACGATGCCAACGATCGGGTCGGACAGTACCGCGACGGACTCCGCGAGTACCGCGGCCGCGACGTTCTGATCGACGCCGAACGGGAGTTCGTCGCCGCGCGGCTCGACGGCGAACCGCCGGAGTCGATCGACCTCGACGAGGCGTGA
- the fen gene encoding flap endonuclease-1 encodes MGNSALRDLAAIESVAFDELEGSVVAVDAHNWLYRYLTTTVRFTADEAYTTADGTEVANLIGIVQGLPKFFENDLSPVFVFDGTPTDLKSDEIESRREDREQREEKLEDARERGDDVAVARLDSQTQRLTETIHETSRELLELLDVPIVEAPAEGEAQAAYMARSGDVDYAGTEDYDALLFGSPVTLRQLTSKGDPERMDFEATLAKHDLTWEQLVDVGILCGTDFNPGVDGVGPKTAVQLVKEHGDLWGALEEKNAHVEHADRLRSLFLDPPVEDDYAFDADPSPDVDAARRFVCEEWGVDADEVSRGFERIEESVTQTGLDRWT; translated from the coding sequence ATGGGTAACTCCGCGCTCCGCGATCTCGCCGCGATCGAGTCGGTGGCGTTCGACGAGCTCGAGGGCTCGGTCGTCGCCGTCGACGCGCACAACTGGCTGTACCGCTACCTGACGACGACGGTGCGGTTCACCGCCGACGAGGCGTACACGACCGCCGACGGCACGGAGGTCGCCAACCTGATCGGCATCGTCCAGGGGCTGCCGAAGTTCTTCGAGAACGATCTCTCGCCGGTGTTCGTGTTCGACGGGACGCCCACGGATCTCAAGAGCGACGAGATCGAATCGCGCCGCGAGGACCGCGAGCAGCGCGAGGAGAAGCTGGAAGACGCCCGGGAGCGCGGCGACGACGTCGCGGTCGCGCGGCTCGACTCCCAGACCCAGCGCCTGACCGAGACGATCCACGAGACGTCGCGCGAACTGCTCGAACTGCTCGACGTGCCGATCGTCGAGGCGCCCGCCGAGGGGGAAGCGCAGGCCGCCTACATGGCCCGATCGGGCGACGTGGACTACGCCGGTACCGAGGACTACGACGCCCTGCTGTTCGGGTCGCCCGTCACGCTCCGCCAGCTCACCAGCAAGGGCGATCCAGAGCGGATGGACTTCGAGGCGACGCTGGCGAAACACGACCTGACCTGGGAGCAACTCGTCGACGTCGGCATCCTCTGCGGAACGGATTTCAACCCCGGCGTCGACGGCGTCGGGCCGAAGACCGCAGTACAACTGGTCAAAGAGCACGGCGATCTGTGGGGCGCGCTGGAGGAGAAGAACGCCCACGTCGAGCACGCCGACCGGCTGCGCTCGCTATTTTTGGACCCGCCCGTTGAGGATGACTACGCGTTCGACGCCGATCCCTCGCCGGACGTCGACGCCGCGCGCCGGTTCGTCTGCGAGGAGTGGGGCGTCGACGCCGACGAAGTTAGTCGGGGGTTCGAGCGGATCGAAGAGTCGGTGACCCAGACCGGCCTCGACAGGTGGACCTGA
- a CDS encoding sn-glycerol-3-phosphate ABC transporter ATP-binding protein UgpC — protein MAELTLENVTKVFTDDDGSDIVAVDDVTFDIDDGEFLVLVGPSGCGKSTTLRMVAGLETVTSGRISLDGQNLVGRDPQDRDIAMVFQSYALYPHMTVQENMSFGLEESTDMPDDEIERQVTETAEMMGIGDLLDRKPGELSGGQQQRVALGRAIVREPAVFLMDEPLSNLDAKLRSQMRTELQRLQEDLGTTTIYVTHDQTEAMTMADKIAILDDGKLQQVGTPLECYHEPANLFVAGFIGEPSMNFFDVERVGEKLVHDDFEYPLSEETAAAVSDTNDLVLGIRPEDIELKTEGDGPHDFDTVVDVVEPMGDENNVYLQFGEGGDVETFVANISGMQHVEPGQPIVAHIPEAAIHVFDQSSGKALRNRKLDEVEELSVQL, from the coding sequence ATGGCTGAGCTGACGCTGGAGAACGTAACGAAAGTGTTCACGGACGACGACGGGTCGGACATCGTCGCCGTCGACGACGTGACGTTCGACATCGACGACGGCGAGTTCCTCGTGCTCGTCGGCCCGTCGGGCTGTGGCAAGTCGACGACGCTGCGGATGGTCGCGGGGCTCGAGACGGTCACGAGCGGCCGGATCTCGCTGGACGGGCAGAACCTCGTCGGGCGCGATCCCCAGGATCGGGACATCGCGATGGTGTTCCAGTCCTACGCGCTGTACCCCCACATGACCGTCCAGGAGAACATGAGCTTCGGACTGGAGGAGTCGACGGACATGCCCGACGACGAGATCGAACGGCAGGTCACCGAGACCGCCGAGATGATGGGCATCGGCGATCTGCTCGATCGGAAACCCGGCGAGCTCTCCGGCGGGCAGCAACAGCGCGTCGCGCTCGGCCGCGCGATCGTCCGCGAGCCCGCGGTGTTCCTGATGGACGAGCCGCTGTCGAATCTGGACGCCAAGCTGCGCTCGCAGATGCGCACGGAGCTCCAGCGCCTCCAGGAGGATCTGGGGACGACGACGATCTACGTCACCCACGATCAGACCGAGGCGATGACGATGGCGGACAAGATCGCCATCCTCGACGACGGGAAACTCCAGCAGGTCGGCACGCCCCTGGAGTGTTACCACGAGCCCGCGAACCTGTTCGTGGCGGGGTTCATCGGCGAGCCGTCGATGAACTTCTTCGACGTCGAGCGCGTCGGCGAGAAACTCGTCCACGACGACTTCGAGTACCCGCTCTCGGAGGAAACAGCGGCGGCGGTGTCGGACACGAACGACCTCGTGCTCGGGATCCGCCCCGAGGACATCGAGCTCAAGACCGAGGGCGACGGTCCGCACGACTTCGACACGGTCGTCGACGTCGTCGAGCCGATGGGCGACGAGAACAACGTCTACCTGCAGTTCGGCGAGGGCGGCGACGTCGAGACGTTCGTCGCCAACATCAGCGGGATGCAACACGTCGAGCCCGGCCAGCCGATCGTCGCGCACATCCCCGAGGCGGCGATCCACGTGTTCGACCAGTCGTCGGGCAAGGCGCTCCGGAACCGCAAGCTCGACGAGGTCGAGGAGCTGTCCGTTCAGCTCTAA
- a CDS encoding carbohydrate ABC transporter permease, translating to MTDATTTQTEQTEQTLTDQLSLYRVGLYAVLLTLVGFFLAPIEAGLVTSFKTTTAVTETVSYMPPGPEGFTLQKWETAFDQLLRGLINSFVFAAPATVISALLGSMTAYGLTQIDWRGQIPLLALLIAGIFIPYQAVLVPLSRIWSVYIPLGDLLWFVWAILGISDDYGRLMALSISHIAYGIPICTLLFRSYYKSMDIDMIEAARLDGASVRKIYQRVVLPLSTPMFAVVLIYQFTQIWNDLLFALILLSSSSSPAAPVTLILSGLGVAQQGLDFALRMSGALLTALPTLIIYILFGEEFAEGVAS from the coding sequence ATGACAGACGCAACGACGACGCAGACCGAACAGACAGAACAGACGCTCACCGACCAGCTCAGCCTCTACCGGGTGGGGCTGTACGCGGTGTTGCTCACGCTGGTCGGGTTCTTCCTCGCGCCGATCGAGGCGGGCCTGGTCACCTCGTTCAAGACGACCACCGCCGTCACCGAGACCGTCTCGTACATGCCGCCCGGCCCCGAGGGGTTCACCCTCCAGAAGTGGGAGACGGCGTTCGATCAGCTCCTTCGCGGGCTGATCAACAGCTTCGTCTTCGCCGCGCCGGCGACGGTGATCTCGGCGCTGCTGGGAAGCATGACCGCCTACGGCCTGACCCAGATCGACTGGCGGGGACAGATCCCGCTGCTGGCGCTGCTGATCGCCGGGATCTTCATTCCCTATCAGGCCGTGCTGGTGCCGCTGTCGCGCATCTGGTCGGTGTACATCCCGCTGGGCGACCTGCTGTGGTTCGTCTGGGCGATCCTCGGCATCTCGGACGACTACGGGCGACTGATGGCGCTGAGCATCTCGCACATCGCCTACGGGATTCCGATCTGTACGCTGCTGTTCAGATCGTACTACAAGTCGATGGACATCGACATGATCGAGGCGGCGCGCCTCGACGGCGCGAGCGTGCGCAAGATCTACCAGCGCGTCGTGTTGCCGCTGTCGACGCCGATGTTCGCGGTCGTCCTGATCTACCAGTTCACCCAGATCTGGAACGACCTGCTGTTCGCGCTGATCTTGCTGTCGAGTTCGAGTAGCCCGGCGGCGCCCGTCACGCTGATCCTGTCCGGGCTGGGCGTCGCCCAGCAGGGGCTCGACTTCGCGCTCCGGATGTCCGGGGCGCTGCTGACGGCGCTGCCGACGCTGATCATCTACATCCTGTTCGGCGAGGAGTTCGCCGAGGGGGTGGCGAGCTAA
- a CDS encoding sugar ABC transporter permease, which produces MDNLFDKLRRLRADEGDEPPVRTDGGTATDSSRSGFREFLGSDFVQSMPFWLPPFLLAGFFVYGAIGWNLLISLTDSSGFGPVDYSSLDFEMYARAFNDPAFIEATRNTLVLLIGFIGICLVFGLLLAILIDRHIRFENTFRTIYLLPMSLSFVVTAQFWLWMYNVNNGMVNAFLGLFGLGPFNFIGNPELVLPAVIFALIWQFSGYAMVVFLASLRAIPQEHYEAARVDGASTVKMYWRVIIPQLTNAVISALVVLMVFGLKAFDFLYALVGGFQPPNGADILPTLMVRVAFQKNQWAYGSAIAILLFLLALGVIAPYLYYEYKQGTI; this is translated from the coding sequence ATGGACAATTTATTCGATAAATTACGACGGTTACGGGCTGATGAAGGCGACGAGCCGCCGGTACGAACGGACGGCGGGACCGCCACCGATTCGTCGCGGAGCGGGTTCCGCGAGTTCCTGGGCAGCGACTTCGTCCAGTCGATGCCGTTCTGGCTTCCCCCGTTCCTGCTGGCGGGCTTTTTCGTGTACGGGGCGATCGGCTGGAACCTGCTGATCTCGCTGACGGACTCGTCGGGGTTCGGCCCCGTCGATTACTCGTCGCTGGACTTCGAGATGTACGCCCGGGCGTTCAACGACCCGGCGTTCATCGAGGCGACGCGCAACACCCTCGTGTTGCTGATCGGGTTCATCGGGATCTGCCTCGTGTTCGGCCTGCTGCTGGCGATCCTGATCGACCGGCACATCCGCTTCGAGAACACGTTCCGGACGATCTACCTGCTGCCGATGAGCCTGTCGTTCGTCGTGACGGCCCAGTTCTGGCTCTGGATGTACAACGTCAACAACGGGATGGTCAACGCCTTCCTCGGCCTGTTCGGGCTGGGGCCGTTCAACTTCATCGGGAACCCCGAACTGGTGCTGCCGGCGGTGATCTTCGCGCTCATCTGGCAGTTCAGCGGCTACGCCATGGTCGTGTTCCTGGCGTCGTTGCGCGCGATCCCGCAAGAACACTACGAGGCCGCCCGCGTCGACGGCGCGAGCACGGTCAAGATGTACTGGCGGGTGATCATCCCGCAACTGACCAACGCCGTCATCAGCGCGCTGGTCGTCCTGATGGTGTTCGGCCTCAAGGCGTTCGACTTCCTGTACGCGCTGGTCGGCGGGTTCCAGCCGCCTAACGGCGCGGACATCCTGCCGACGCTGATGGTGCGCGTCGCGTTCCAGAAAAACCAGTGGGCGTACGGATCCGCCATCGCCATCCTGCTGTTCCTGCTGGCGTTAGGCGTGATCGCGCCCTACCTCTACTACGAATACAAGCAGGGGACCATATGA
- a CDS encoding ABC transporter substrate-binding protein, giving the protein MREQDSDSTLTRRRMLQATGAAGAVGFAGCLSNVTDGGNGGGGNTLEVLHGWTGGDGQRAINALTEGFKEAHSDVDTDFRPIGGGGNTNLNTVVSNRLSQNDPPSSFAGWPGANLQKYDGVLGDLSDVWEEEGFTDSHLQEAVEACQYNDQYAAVPIGSHRLNCLFYNTSVVEDAGVDPDSMSSIDDLITAMDTVASETDATPMAQAMKAPWTTLQLFGVVLLGQEGYDSYMTFVDGEGGGDAVRSALETTSTILSNYISDDASQIGLTGANEMIMNGEAAFIHNGNWAAGAYRGNDLAYDEDWGFVPFPGTEGMYTFHLDSFIYPGNNPSPEATKTWMRYVGGTEAQVLFNTRKGSIPTRTDVPTDEFGPYLTETIDDFQNADQLPPTLAHGLAVSPNQLTNMKSAITENFTGPYDVEATATSLLDIAQQ; this is encoded by the coding sequence ATGAGAGAACAAGACTCGGACTCGACGCTCACGCGTCGTCGGATGCTGCAGGCGACAGGTGCCGCGGGCGCAGTCGGCTTCGCCGGCTGTCTGAGTAACGTCACCGACGGCGGAAACGGTGGCGGCGGCAACACGCTGGAAGTGCTCCACGGCTGGACCGGCGGCGACGGCCAGCGAGCCATCAACGCCCTGACCGAGGGGTTCAAGGAGGCTCACTCGGACGTCGACACCGACTTCCGCCCGATCGGCGGCGGTGGAAACACGAACCTCAACACGGTCGTCAGCAATCGGCTGAGTCAGAACGACCCGCCGAGCAGCTTCGCCGGCTGGCCCGGCGCCAACCTCCAGAAGTACGACGGCGTGCTCGGCGACCTCTCCGACGTCTGGGAGGAGGAGGGCTTCACGGATTCGCACCTCCAGGAGGCCGTCGAGGCCTGCCAGTACAACGATCAGTACGCGGCCGTCCCGATCGGCTCCCACCGACTGAACTGCCTGTTCTACAACACCTCCGTCGTCGAGGACGCCGGCGTCGATCCCGACTCGATGTCGAGCATCGACGACCTCATCACCGCGATGGACACGGTCGCCTCGGAGACCGACGCGACGCCGATGGCCCAGGCGATGAAGGCGCCGTGGACGACGCTCCAGCTGTTCGGGGTCGTCCTGCTCGGTCAGGAGGGGTACGACTCCTACATGACGTTCGTCGACGGCGAGGGCGGCGGCGACGCCGTGCGGAGCGCCCTGGAGACGACCAGCACGATCCTCTCGAACTACATCTCGGACGACGCCTCGCAGATCGGGCTGACGGGCGCCAACGAGATGATCATGAACGGCGAGGCCGCGTTCATCCACAACGGCAACTGGGCGGCCGGCGCCTACCGCGGAAACGACCTCGCCTACGACGAGGACTGGGGCTTCGTTCCGTTCCCCGGCACCGAGGGGATGTACACGTTCCACCTCGACTCGTTCATCTACCCGGGCAACAACCCGTCGCCCGAGGCGACCAAGACCTGGATGCGCTACGTCGGCGGGACGGAGGCCCAGGTGCTGTTCAACACGCGGAAGGGGTCGATCCCGACGCGGACGGACGTCCCCACCGACGAGTTCGGGCCGTACCTCACCGAGACCATCGACGACTTCCAGAACGCCGACCAGCTGCCGCCGACGCTGGCCCACGGCCTGGCCGTCAGTCCGAACCAGCTCACGAACATGAAAAGCGCCATCACGGAGAACTTCACCGGTCCCTACGACGTCGAAGCGACCGCGACGTCCCTGCTGGACATCGCTCAGCAGTAA